CACCTCGTTCCGCAACCTGCGCAAGCTCGGCGTCGACATCGTCAAGATCGACGGCGCCTTCGTGCAGAACATCGTGCGCTCGGCCGACGATCGCGCCTTCGTGCAGACGCTGATCGATCTTGCGCGCCGGCTTGAGATCAAGACGGTCGCCGAATGGGTGCAGGACGAGGAAGCCGCCGTGATGCTGCGCGAATGGGGCTGCGACTTCATTCAGGGCCGCCTGATCGGCCTCGCCTCGCCGGACCGGCCGTGGAACGTGCCGGCGGAAAAGGTTGTGCCCGCCGCGGGCTGACTCGGATTGCCCAACAAACGGTGTCGTCCCGGCGAAGGCCGGGACCCATACGCCGCGGCTTCTCAATGAGGCGATCCGGGAGACGCCTCGGGCAACAACAATGGATCTGTGGTTATGGGCCCCGGCTTTCGCCGGGGCGACGATGCGGTGAGGTCCGCGCTGGAGAACGAAAAGCTACTCGTCCTTCTTCGCCGGCTGCGACATGCGCTCGAGACGTTCCTGCATGTCCTTCATCTGGCGGCGCAGGTCGTCGATGTTGCCGTCGTCGGGCGCGGGCTCCGGCACCTTCTCGGCTTCAGTGCCGCCGCGCTGCGGCACGAACGGCTTGAACATCGAGAAGGTCTGCTGGAACAGCTCCATGTTACGGCGGACCTGTTCTTCCAGGGGAGCGAACGGCGTGCCGCTCAGGGCGCCCGCGATCTGCTTGCGGAATTTCTCCTGTTCCTTGGTCAGCGTCTCGATCGACTGTTCGAGATATTTCGGCACCACCATCTGCATGCTGTCGCCGTAGAACCGGATCAGCTGTCGCAGGAACGTGGTCGGCAGCAGGTTCTGCCCGGCCTTGTTCTCCTGTTCGAAGATGATTTGCGCGAGCACGGAGCGGGTGATGTCGTCGCCGGTCTTCGCGTCATAGACGAGGAAATCCTCGCCTTCCTTCACCATCGCCGCGAGATCCTCGAGCGTCACATAGGTGCTCGTACCGGTATTATAGAGCCGCCGGTTCGCGTATTTCTTGATCGTGGTCGGTTGTTCAGATTTTGCCATGGGCTCTCACTTCAACACCGAAGAACCTGGAACCCGACGGCATCGCCGCAGGGCTAAATGCAACGCATCGCAGCAAAGGTAAGCATTTTCAAAGCGGTTCGGCTACCGTTTTGTGCTGTGCGGTTAATTCCAAAGCATAGGATTTGCTCAGGAATGTGCCAAGGGCGTCATTTTGAGTGCGTCGCGGCGCGATTTGCGCCACAGTTTGATTGACATGCCTCAATGAGCTTTACAGGATAGCCGTTAAGAGACAGGCCAGCCAAACCGGCCGCCCGCCGTCGAGAAACCCAGCTACAACCCATAGGAGATGTCCATGTCAGACGATGTCGTCATCGTCAGCGCCGCCCGCACCCCGGTCGGCAGCTTCAACGGCGCATTCGCGACCACACCGGCTCACGATCTCGGCGCGATTGCCATCAAGGCGGCGCTGGAGCGTGCCGGCGTCGAGGGCGGCCAGGTCTCCGAAGTCATCATGGGCCAGATCCTCACCGCGGCGCAGGGCCAGAACCCGGCCCGCCAGGCCTCCATCGCGGCCGGCATTCCCGTGGAAAGCCCGGCCTGGGGCGTCAACCAGCTCTGCGGCTCCGGCCTGCGCACGGTCGCGCTCGGCTACCAGGCGCTGCTCAACGGCGATTCCTCGATCGTCGTCGCGGGCGGCCAGGAGTCGATGAGCATGGCCCCGCACGCGCAGTATCTGCGCGGCGGCGTCAAGATGGGCGGCCTCGAGCTGATCGACACCATGATCAAGGACGGCCTGTGGGATGCCTTCAACGGCTACCACATGGGCAACACCGCCGAGAACGTCGCCAAGCAGTACCAGATCACCCGCGCGCAGCAGGACGAGTTCGCAGTCGGTTCGCAGAACAAGGCCGAGGCGGCGCAGAAGGCCGGCAAGTTCAAGGACGAGATCGTCCCGGTCACGATCAAGAGCCGCAAGGGCGACATCGTGGTCGATGCCGACGAGTATCCGCGCCACGGCGCGACGCTCGACGCGATGGCCAAGCTCCGCGCCGCCTTCGAGAAGGACGGCACCGTAACCGCCGGCAACGCCTCCGGCATCAATGACGGCGCCGCCGCCGTCGTGCTGATGACCGCCAAGGAAGCCGCCAAGCAGGGCAAGAAGGTGCTCGCCCGCATCGTCTCCTGGGGCCAGGCCGGCGTCGATCCCAAGATCATGGGCACCGGTCCGATCCCCGCTTCGCGCGCGGCGCTGAAGAAGGCCGGCTGGAACATCGCCGACCTCGATTTGATCGAGGCCAATGAGGCGTTCGCCGCGCAGGCCTGCGCCGTCAACAAGGACCTCGGCTGGGATCCGGCCAAGGTCAACGTCAATGGCGGCGCGATCGCGATCGGCCATCCGGTCGGCGCGTCGGGTGCGCGCGTGCTGGTCACGCTGCTGCACGAGATGCAGAAGCGCGATGCCAAGAAGGGCCTCGCGACGCTGTGCATCGGCGGCGGCATGGGCATCGCCATGTGCGTTGCACGCGACTGAACAAAAGGCAGCGAGGCCGGCTAGGTGATGAAAAGATCATCTGTCAACCACGGCGCGAACTGATAGAAAAGATGCCCGGCTTTGCGCCGGGCATTTTTGTTTTGCGCGAGCATGATCCGGAAAAGTGTGAAGCGGTTTTCCGAACGGATCATGCTCAAAAAGGGAGCGGAAGCGCGACGATCTCATCGCGCTTCGTTGTGAGTGCGTAGACCGGAGTTATCCGGTTATAAAAGACGGCCAAGGAGGAGACGGACATGGCACGTGTTGCATTGGTGACGGGCGGAACGCGGGGCATCGGAGCTGCTATCAGCAAGGCGCTGAAAGCGGCCGGCTACAACGTGGCGGCGAGCTACGCCGGCAATGACGCCGCGGCGGAGAAGTTCAAGGCGGAGAACGGGATTCCCGTCTACAAGTGGGACGTCGCATCGTTCGACGCCTGCGCGGCCGGTGTGAAGAAGGTCGAGACCGAACTCGGCCCCATCGACGTGCTGGTGAACAATGCCGGCATCACCCGCGACACCGCATTCCACAAGATGACGCTCGAGCAGTGGAATGCCGTGATCAACACCAACCTCGGCTCGCTGTTCAACATGACGCGCCAGGTGATCGAGGGCATGCGCGCCCGCAAGTTCGGCCGCATCATCTCGATCTCCTCGATTAACGGCCAGAAGGGCCAGTTCGGCCAGGTCAATTATTCAGCGGCGAAGGCCGGCGACATCGGCTTCACCAAGGCGCTGGCGATCGAGAACGCCAAGGGCGGCATCACCGTCAATGTGATCGCGCCCGGCTACATCAACACCGAGATGGTGCAGGCGGTGCCGAAGGATGTGCTGGAGAAGAACGTGATTCCGCAGATCCCGGTCAATCGCCTCGGCGAGCCTGAGGAGATCGCGCGCGCGGTGGTCTTCCTGGCGGCCGACGATGCCGGCTTCATCACCGGCTCGACGCTGACCATCAACGGCGGCCAGTATCACGCGTAAGCGGCGCAGCGCCGCACGCGACCTCGATCAATGCGTCATGCCCGGCCTTGTGCCGGGCATTTTCGTCGTTACAACCGCGAGGCGTGAAGCAAAGACGTGGCCGGCCCGGCCATGACGGATTGAATTGAAATGACCACCCGGACTGCCACCCTTGTCGGACTGACCGCCATCCTGATGTGGTCGCTGCTGTCGGTCATGACGGTCGCGACCGGCGCGATCACGGCGTTCCAGCTTGCTGCCATGACGTTTGCGATCGGCGCTGCGGTCGCGTTCGCAAGCTTCCTGTTGCGCCCTGCCGCGTTCGGCGCCTTGAAGCAGCCGCTGCTCGCCTGGGTCGTCGGCGTCGGCGGGCTGTTCGGCTATCACGCGCTGTATTTCCTGGCGCTGCGCTTCGCGCCGCCGGCCGAGGCCGGCCTGCTCAACTATCTCTGGCCGCTGTTGATCGTGCTGTTCTCCTCGCTATTGCCGGGCGAACGGCTGGCGATCCATCACATCGTCGGCGCACTGCTTGGCCTTGCCGGCACCGTGCTGCTGTTTGCCGGCAACACCTGCAATTTCACCAGGGAACAGATTCCAGGCTTCGCGGCGGCCTTCGTCGCGGCATTCGTGTGGGCGACCTATTCGGTGATGTCGCGCCGGCTCAAGGCGGTGCCGACAGATGCCGTGGCGGGCTTTTGCCTTGCCACCGCAGTGCTGGCCGCGCTGGTGCACATGATGGTGGAGACCACGGTGTGGCCCGCAACGCCGCTGCAATGGTTGGCAGTGGTCGCACTCGGCATCGGTCCGGTGGGCGCGGCGTTCTTTGCCTGGGACATCGGCATGAAGCGCGGCGACATCCGCGTGCTGGGAGCAGCGTCCTACGCCACGCCGCTGCTCTCGACCGCGTTCCTCATCCTGGCGGGTTTCGCCGAGCCCAGCGCCAACATCGCCATCGCCGCCGTTCTGATCGCCGGCGGTGGGTTGATCGCGGCGAAGGACATGGTGTTGCGGAAATGAATGTAGGATGGGTAGAGCGCAGCGAAACCCATCATCTCGCCGCGAGGAGAGAAGTCGATGGGTTTCGCTGCGCTCTACCCATCCTACGAGTGCAGCTCCTACAAGAGAGAATCCTACTAAGCTGGCTCCCAACCCTTCGGCGCCAGCTCGAACTTCGAAAACTCGAATCCCGGCGCGACCGTGCAGCCGACCAGCGTCCAGTCGCCGCTGCTTTCCGCCGCCTGCCAGGCGCCCGCCGGTACGAGCGCCTGCGGCTGTTCGCCGCGCGCGACATCACCGCCGAGCGTGATCGATTGCTGCGGGCCGCCGTCCTGCGCAATCCGCAAGGTCAACGGCGCGCCGGCATAATGGTGCCACATCTCGACGGCGTCGATGCGGTGCCAATGCGAGCGCTCGCCGCGCGCCAGCAGGAAATAGATCGCGGTCGAATGCGCGCGCCCGGCGGCATCGCAGCGCTCGTCGCGAAACGTCTCGCGATAATGCCCGCCTTCGGGATGCGGCTTCAGCGCGAGCTGCGCGATGATGTCGGCCGCGGAGGGCTGTGACATCAGGACTTGTTCTTGCGCTCGCGGAGCTCGCCGAACACCAGCGCCGGGTCGGCGCCCTTCATGTGCAGCTTGGCCGCAACCGCAGGCTCGTCGGCGCGCAGGAACACGTTGGCCTTCTTCTCGTCGCCGAGCAGCACGGGAATCGTCGGCTTGTTCTCGGCGCGCAGCCGCGTCACTTCCTCGGCGCGCGCTTGCAGATGCGGATTGTCGGCCTCGATGGTGAGCGCGAACTTCACGTTCGAGGCGGTGTATTCATGGCCGCAATACAGGCGGAAATCATCCGGCAGCGAACGCAGCTTCAGCAGCGAATCCCACATCATCGGATAGGTGCCTTCGAACACCCGGCCGCAGCCGATCGAGAACAGCGTGTCGGCGGCGAACACGGCCTTCTCGCCGTCGAACACGTAGGAGATATGGTCGAGCGTATGGCCGGGGGTTTCGACCACGCGGGCCAGGAGACTGCCGATCTTGATGACGTCGGCATTGGCGGCGCGCAGGTCGACATTGGCGATCTTCGCCGACTGGTCGTGCGGGGCGACGACGCGGCAGCCGTATTTCTGCTTCAGCTCGGCGACGCCGCCGACATGGTCGCCATGGTGATGGGTGATCAGGATGTCGGTCAGCGTCCAGCCTTCGCGCTCCAGCGCCTTGATGATCGGGCCGGCTTCCGGCGCGTCGATCGACGCCGTCGCCTTGGTTACGGGATCGTGGATCAGGTACCCGAAATTGTCGGTGAGGCAGCTGAAGGTACGAATTTCGGCGGTCATGATATCTCCACGAACAAACGGGACGGACGCTTCAGAGCATGATCTTCTCGAAAAGCCGATGCCCACTTTTTCGGATCGTGCTCTTAACGCGTCCAATATAGGTGTGAAATATGGCGTTAACGCTCCGGCGGCAACGCAATTTTCCGCGCACCCCGGCGGCAGGGGGCATGGTAGGCTGAGATCATGGACGTCATCGACCTCCGCGATTTCTATTCGCAGCGCCTCGGCATCGTGGCGCGGCAGCTGATCAACCGCGGCATCCGTGCGCGGTGGCCGAACGCGGAAGGCCAGCGCGTGCTCGGGCTCGGCTATCCGACGCCCTATCTCGGCCTGTTCCGTGATAGCTGCGAGCGCTGTATTGCCTTCATGCCGGCCGCCCAGGGCGTGCTGAAATGGCCGACCGGCCGCCCCGCGTTGGCGACCCTGATCGACGAATTCTCGATGCCGTTACCGGATGCCGCGGTCGACCGCGTGCTCTTGGTGCATGCGCTGGAGATGTCCGACGATCCGGAGCGGCTGCTGCGCGAGGTGTGGCGGGTGCTGTCGCCGTCGGGGCGGCTGATCGCGATCATCCCGAACCGGCGCGGCGTCTGGACGCGCACCGATGCGACGCCGTTCGGCCATGGCCGGCCCTATTCGCGGGCCCAGATCACCCAGCTGTTACGGCAGACCTGGTTCACGCCGGCGTCATGGGGCGAGGCGCTGTTCATGCCGCCGGTGCAAGGCAGCTGGTTCCTGCGCTCGGCGATGGCGTGGGAGCGGGTCGGCGCGGCGCTGTCGATGCCCTTCGCCGGCGTGCATATCGTGGAAGCGAGCAAGCAGGTCTATCGCGCGATCCCGGCGCGCCGCGAGCGGCCGCAGCTGATCCCGTCGTTGCGGCCGGTGTTGGTGCCGTCCTCGACGGCGACGCGCAAATCCAGCCACTCGGAATGACGTGAATCAGCCACCCTCCCCTGGAAGGGAGGGTGGCTGCATATGTGCTTTACTCGTTGCCCGGATTGAAGT
The window above is part of the Bradyrhizobium sp. PSBB068 genome. Proteins encoded here:
- a CDS encoding class I SAM-dependent methyltransferase, giving the protein MDVIDLRDFYSQRLGIVARQLINRGIRARWPNAEGQRVLGLGYPTPYLGLFRDSCERCIAFMPAAQGVLKWPTGRPALATLIDEFSMPLPDAAVDRVLLVHALEMSDDPERLLREVWRVLSPSGRLIAIIPNRRGVWTRTDATPFGHGRPYSRAQITQLLRQTWFTPASWGEALFMPPVQGSWFLRSAMAWERVGAALSMPFAGVHIVEASKQVYRAIPARRERPQLIPSLRPVLVPSSTATRKSSHSE
- the phbB gene encoding acetoacetyl-CoA reductase — protein: MARVALVTGGTRGIGAAISKALKAAGYNVAASYAGNDAAAEKFKAENGIPVYKWDVASFDACAAGVKKVETELGPIDVLVNNAGITRDTAFHKMTLEQWNAVINTNLGSLFNMTRQVIEGMRARKFGRIISISSINGQKGQFGQVNYSAAKAGDIGFTKALAIENAKGGITVNVIAPGYINTEMVQAVPKDVLEKNVIPQIPVNRLGEPEEIARAVVFLAADDAGFITGSTLTINGGQYHA
- the gloB gene encoding hydroxyacylglutathione hydrolase, which encodes MTAEIRTFSCLTDNFGYLIHDPVTKATASIDAPEAGPIIKALEREGWTLTDILITHHHGDHVGGVAELKQKYGCRVVAPHDQSAKIANVDLRAANADVIKIGSLLARVVETPGHTLDHISYVFDGEKAVFAADTLFSIGCGRVFEGTYPMMWDSLLKLRSLPDDFRLYCGHEYTASNVKFALTIEADNPHLQARAEEVTRLRAENKPTIPVLLGDEKKANVFLRADEPAVAAKLHMKGADPALVFGELRERKNKS
- a CDS encoding EamA family transporter — encoded protein: MTTRTATLVGLTAILMWSLLSVMTVATGAITAFQLAAMTFAIGAAVAFASFLLRPAAFGALKQPLLAWVVGVGGLFGYHALYFLALRFAPPAEAGLLNYLWPLLIVLFSSLLPGERLAIHHIVGALLGLAGTVLLFAGNTCNFTREQIPGFAAAFVAAFVWATYSVMSRRLKAVPTDAVAGFCLATAVLAALVHMMVETTVWPATPLQWLAVVALGIGPVGAAFFAWDIGMKRGDIRVLGAASYATPLLSTAFLILAGFAEPSANIAIAAVLIAGGGLIAAKDMVLRK
- a CDS encoding cupin domain-containing protein; this translates as MSQPSAADIIAQLALKPHPEGGHYRETFRDERCDAAGRAHSTAIYFLLARGERSHWHRIDAVEMWHHYAGAPLTLRIAQDGGPQQSITLGGDVARGEQPQALVPAGAWQAAESSGDWTLVGCTVAPGFEFSKFELAPKGWEPA
- the phaR gene encoding polyhydroxyalkanoate synthesis repressor PhaR, with product MAKSEQPTTIKKYANRRLYNTGTSTYVTLEDLAAMVKEGEDFLVYDAKTGDDITRSVLAQIIFEQENKAGQNLLPTTFLRQLIRFYGDSMQMVVPKYLEQSIETLTKEQEKFRKQIAGALSGTPFAPLEEQVRRNMELFQQTFSMFKPFVPQRGGTEAEKVPEPAPDDGNIDDLRRQMKDMQERLERMSQPAKKDE
- a CDS encoding acetyl-CoA C-acetyltransferase, with protein sequence MSDDVVIVSAARTPVGSFNGAFATTPAHDLGAIAIKAALERAGVEGGQVSEVIMGQILTAAQGQNPARQASIAAGIPVESPAWGVNQLCGSGLRTVALGYQALLNGDSSIVVAGGQESMSMAPHAQYLRGGVKMGGLELIDTMIKDGLWDAFNGYHMGNTAENVAKQYQITRAQQDEFAVGSQNKAEAAQKAGKFKDEIVPVTIKSRKGDIVVDADEYPRHGATLDAMAKLRAAFEKDGTVTAGNASGINDGAAAVVLMTAKEAAKQGKKVLARIVSWGQAGVDPKIMGTGPIPASRAALKKAGWNIADLDLIEANEAFAAQACAVNKDLGWDPAKVNVNGGAIAIGHPVGASGARVLVTLLHEMQKRDAKKGLATLCIGGGMGIAMCVARD